Proteins from one Methanococcus maripaludis C5 genomic window:
- a CDS encoding AMP phosphorylase, with product MLFLNAKFIDLDLGENAVIVNEEDLKGTSYYPQDRVLIESHAGSVIGNIYSTKTMVNKGEVGMLVSELAEISISEGEEVKLRHAEKPESIPFIKKKMDGQVLNPHEIRTIIDEIVSKKLSNIELSAFVSSTYINGMNMDEISEMTKRIAETGDMIAWEKSLVVDIHSIGGVPGNKYALLSIPILAAAGITVPKTSSRAITSPAGTADVMEVLTNVELKEEEIKRIVKTTNGCLAWGGGVNLAPADDIIINVERPVSIDPQPQLLASVMAKKIATGIKYTVIDIPVGKGVKIKNEAEGAKLARKFIELGESLNIKVECVLTYGGQPLGRAIGPALEAREAIEALQDPKNAPKSLIEKALSLAGILLELGGAAQIGEGQNLAWEILESGKALEKFNQIITEQGGTPKKPEEIELGDYVEEILAPIDGYITDISNTAITNVVKEAGAPRDKKAGILLNSKIGNKVKQGDVLYTIYSGSEERLVSAINLARRVYPVKVEGMLIERISKF from the coding sequence ATGCTATTTTTAAACGCAAAATTCATAGACCTTGATCTAGGTGAAAATGCGGTAATTGTCAACGAAGAGGACTTAAAAGGAACTTCGTACTATCCGCAAGATAGGGTATTGATTGAGTCACACGCAGGTTCCGTCATTGGAAACATTTATTCCACAAAAACTATGGTTAACAAAGGCGAAGTTGGAATGCTTGTTAGTGAACTTGCAGAAATTTCCATTTCAGAAGGGGAAGAAGTAAAATTAAGACACGCAGAAAAACCTGAATCAATTCCATTTATAAAAAAGAAGATGGATGGCCAGGTTTTAAATCCGCATGAAATAAGAACGATAATTGATGAAATTGTATCTAAAAAACTCTCAAACATTGAATTATCTGCTTTTGTTTCGTCTACGTACATAAATGGAATGAATATGGATGAAATAAGCGAAATGACCAAGAGAATCGCAGAAACTGGGGACATGATTGCTTGGGAAAAGAGTTTAGTTGTGGATATTCACAGCATTGGTGGAGTTCCTGGAAATAAGTACGCCTTACTTTCAATCCCGATACTTGCAGCAGCAGGAATTACTGTTCCAAAAACGTCATCAAGAGCAATAACTTCACCTGCTGGAACCGCAGATGTAATGGAAGTGCTCACAAATGTTGAATTGAAAGAAGAAGAGATTAAAAGAATAGTAAAAACTACAAATGGATGTCTTGCATGGGGTGGAGGCGTAAATCTAGCTCCTGCAGATGATATAATTATAAATGTAGAACGGCCGGTTTCAATAGACCCTCAACCACAGCTTCTTGCAAGTGTTATGGCAAAAAAGATTGCAACAGGAATTAAATATACTGTAATTGATATTCCCGTTGGAAAAGGGGTAAAAATTAAAAATGAAGCAGAAGGGGCAAAATTAGCAAGGAAATTTATTGAACTTGGGGAATCGCTCAATATTAAGGTGGAATGTGTGTTAACTTACGGTGGGCAGCCACTTGGGAGGGCAATTGGACCTGCACTCGAAGCAAGAGAAGCAATCGAAGCACTTCAAGATCCAAAAAATGCTCCAAAAAGTTTAATTGAAAAGGCACTATCTCTTGCAGGAATTCTTCTTGAACTCGGAGGGGCTGCACAGATTGGGGAAGGTCAAAATTTAGCATGGGAAATTTTAGAATCCGGAAAAGCACTTGAAAAATTTAATCAGATTATAACTGAACAGGGTGGAACTCCGAAAAAACCCGAAGAAATAGAACTTGGAGATTATGTTGAAGAAATTCTTGCGCCAATTGATGGGTATATTACAGATATAAGTAACACTGCAATTACAAACGTGGTTAAAGAAGCTGGAGCTCCAAGGGATAAAAAAGCAGGAATTTTATTGAATTCAAAGATTGGAAATAAAGTAAAACAGGGAGATGTTTTATATACAATCTATTCCGGATCAGAAGAAAGGCTTGTTTCAGCAATAAATCTTGCAAGAAGAGTTTATCCTGTAAAGGTTGAAGGAATGCTTATTGAGAGAATAAGCAAATTCTAA
- the metG gene encoding methionine--tRNA ligase, producing MKHLVTTALAYTNGPLHLGHARSTYIPADIYTRYLRLKGEEVIHVGGTDNHGVPITLTAEREGVKPIDIVDRYHNAIKADLDSLNVSFDTFGRTHSDIHIETAQEFYSKLKENGYIYEKEIEQFYCEKCDMYLADRYVEGICPFCEGEARGDHCEVCGRHLEPTELVNPYCIHCNSKPEIKRTTHYFFKLSAMQDVLKEYIENSPEMPEHVKNMALRWIEELHDWDVSRNIKWGVPIPGCDDQVMYVWIEAPIGYVSFTKQLGDLWKDYWLENTGDSKISHFIGKDITVHHAVFWPGILKGIGGYKMPNAVVSGGYLTLENKKMSTSKNWVVWVKDFIENFSSDYLRYFFMINAPLNRDTDFSWDDFQKRINTELIDIIGNFTHRTLVFTERKFGSTPVVDLNQLKDEDKKLISKCEDTLNRVDSLIREYNFKDALMEIIHLAKEGNGYFQGMAPWAIKDEERLKEVMYTCSVALKYIVYLLSSFMPEKTALLLEYMNEELDLEVRGNPLKKPKVIFTKVSDEDISRMKENLMKATKKAETKSDEKSKKVKSGEKMDIIDIDYFGNIDLRVGQILEVEEVPRSKKLYKITADLGDEKRQIVSGLKGAYEAEELVGKKVIIICNLKPAKLCGVESQGMLLAAEDDSIVSLLALDRDLPVGSKIH from the coding sequence ATGAAGCATTTAGTTACAACTGCACTGGCATATACGAATGGGCCTCTTCATCTTGGGCATGCGAGAAGTACCTACATCCCTGCAGACATCTATACAAGATATTTAAGACTTAAAGGGGAAGAAGTCATTCATGTGGGGGGAACCGACAACCACGGAGTTCCAATCACATTAACTGCTGAGAGAGAAGGCGTAAAACCTATCGATATTGTTGATAGATACCATAATGCAATAAAAGCAGACCTTGATAGTTTAAATGTCTCTTTTGATACTTTTGGAAGAACTCACAGCGATATACACATCGAAACTGCTCAGGAATTCTATTCAAAATTAAAAGAAAATGGATACATTTACGAAAAGGAAATCGAACAGTTTTACTGCGAAAAATGTGACATGTACCTTGCAGACCGGTACGTTGAAGGAATCTGTCCATTTTGCGAAGGCGAAGCAAGGGGGGACCACTGTGAGGTTTGCGGAAGACACCTTGAACCAACAGAACTTGTAAACCCTTACTGCATACACTGTAATTCAAAACCCGAAATCAAAAGAACTACGCACTATTTCTTTAAATTAAGCGCAATGCAGGATGTTTTAAAAGAATATATCGAAAATTCTCCAGAAATGCCGGAACACGTAAAAAACATGGCTTTAAGATGGATCGAAGAACTTCACGACTGGGACGTTTCAAGAAACATAAAATGGGGTGTTCCAATTCCTGGATGCGACGATCAGGTGATGTACGTCTGGATCGAAGCTCCAATTGGATATGTATCTTTTACAAAACAACTTGGAGACCTCTGGAAAGATTATTGGCTTGAAAATACTGGAGACTCAAAAATATCACACTTTATTGGAAAGGATATTACAGTACACCACGCAGTATTCTGGCCAGGAATTTTAAAAGGAATTGGCGGATACAAAATGCCAAATGCAGTTGTTAGTGGCGGTTACTTGACACTTGAAAACAAAAAAATGAGTACAAGTAAAAACTGGGTTGTTTGGGTTAAGGACTTTATTGAAAACTTTAGTTCTGACTATTTAAGATATTTTTTCATGATAAATGCTCCATTAAATAGGGATACTGACTTTTCATGGGACGATTTCCAAAAAAGGATCAATACTGAATTAATTGATATTATTGGAAACTTTACACACAGGACTCTCGTATTTACAGAACGTAAATTTGGCAGTACTCCAGTTGTGGACTTAAATCAGTTAAAAGACGAAGATAAAAAGTTAATTTCAAAATGTGAAGATACATTAAATCGCGTTGATTCATTAATTAGAGAATACAACTTCAAAGACGCTTTAATGGAAATTATTCATTTGGCAAAAGAAGGAAACGGTTACTTTCAGGGAATGGCACCGTGGGCGATTAAAGACGAAGAAAGGTTAAAAGAAGTAATGTATACATGTTCAGTCGCTTTAAAATACATAGTTTATCTTTTAAGTTCATTCATGCCTGAAAAAACGGCTCTTCTTCTTGAATACATGAACGAAGAACTCGATTTAGAAGTTAGGGGAAATCCTCTTAAAAAACCGAAAGTTATATTTACCAAGGTAAGCGATGAAGATATTTCGAGAATGAAAGAAAACCTCATGAAAGCTACGAAAAAGGCCGAAACAAAATCAGACGAAAAGTCTAAAAAAGTGAAATCTGGTGAAAAAATGGATATTATTGATATTGATTACTTTGGAAACATTGATTTGAGAGTTGGACAGATTTTAGAAGTTGAAGAAGTTCCAAGATCAAAAAAACTCTACAAAATCACCGCTGATTTGGGCGATGAAAAGAGACAGATTGTTTCTGGATTAAAAGGAGCTTATGAAGCAGAAGAACTTGTTGGAAAAAAGGTAATTATCATCTGCAACTTAAAACCTGCAAAATTATGCGGTGTTGAGTCACAAGGAATGCTTTTAGCAGCAGAAGATGACAGCATTGTAAGTTTGTTGGCACTTGACAGGGACCTTCCTGTTGGAAGCAAAATCCACTAA
- a CDS encoding type II glyceraldehyde-3-phosphate dehydrogenase, with the protein MVNVLINGYGSIGKRVADAVAKQDDMKVIGVTKTKPDFEARMAVEKGYKLFAAIPERKHLFEEAGIPVEGTLDDIIEDADIVVDGAPKKIGKANLENVYKKHGVKAILQGGEKAGDAQDSFNSLWSYDRCYGKDYIRLVSCNTTGLCRSMYAINSVADILKARIVLIRRAADPNDIKTGPVNAIVPNPVTVPSHHGPDVVSVIPQLDGKIMTSAVIVPTTLMHMHSIMVETSGTNRDEIIDALAKTPRILTLKASEGFDSTAKIIEYSRDLGRSRYDLNEIAVWEESVNVVDNEVYMMQAIHQESDVIPENVDCIRAMLEMESDNLKSIEKTNKAMGLIK; encoded by the coding sequence ATGGTAAATGTATTGATAAACGGTTACGGCTCTATCGGTAAAAGGGTTGCCGATGCAGTAGCTAAACAGGACGACATGAAAGTTATTGGAGTTACAAAAACCAAACCTGACTTTGAAGCGAGAATGGCTGTTGAAAAAGGATACAAATTATTCGCAGCAATCCCTGAAAGAAAACATCTTTTTGAAGAAGCAGGAATTCCTGTTGAAGGAACACTCGACGATATCATTGAAGATGCAGATATTGTAGTTGATGGGGCCCCTAAAAAAATTGGAAAAGCAAACCTCGAAAACGTATACAAAAAACACGGCGTAAAAGCAATACTCCAAGGTGGTGAAAAAGCAGGTGACGCGCAAGACTCATTTAACTCACTGTGGAGCTACGATAGATGCTACGGAAAAGATTACATCAGACTCGTGTCATGCAACACCACAGGACTTTGTAGATCAATGTATGCAATTAATTCAGTTGCCGACATTTTAAAAGCAAGAATAGTCTTAATAAGAAGAGCTGCTGACCCTAACGACATAAAAACAGGTCCGGTAAATGCAATCGTTCCAAACCCCGTAACTGTTCCTTCACACCACGGACCTGATGTTGTTTCTGTTATTCCACAACTCGATGGAAAAATCATGACTTCCGCAGTTATCGTTCCAACAACATTGATGCACATGCACTCAATAATGGTAGAAACTTCTGGAACGAACAGAGACGAAATAATAGATGCACTTGCAAAAACACCAAGAATATTAACATTAAAAGCTTCAGAAGGATTTGATTCAACTGCAAAGATCATTGAATACTCCAGAGACCTTGGAAGAAGCAGATACGACCTAAACGAAATTGCAGTATGGGAAGAAAGCGTAAACGTTGTGGACAATGAAGTTTACATGATGCAGGCAATACACCAAGAAAGCGACGTTATCCCTGAAAACGTGGACTGTATCAGAGCAATGCTCGAAATGGAAAGCGATAACTTAAAATCAATCGAAAAAACCAATAAAGCAATGGGTTTAATTAAATAA
- a CDS encoding KamA family radical SAM protein — MQNDHFKSEMEELLGIDPEFREILLKNKNLNELRIEVYNYLNSIESRLYFENTEFPKLEIINMKECIKTFKNIISPKNEKLAGYSALKSLWKLFNGKYVDVGVGFLNEFIYLLKGISGKSEMYEGDFPEFLKLSGRIAAIERSSELDKLYTKVENFINQYPSGLSKEITEKREENKQRILNYFDSTENDWNNWKWHMENNITDLETLQDLLDLSESEISSIKKACENSIPFGITPYYVSLMDETSSREFDHAIRAQVIPPTRYVDKTLESRTRGNSLDFMGENDTSPVDLVTRRYPMIAIMKPYETCAQICVYCQRNWQIKDVLSKDALAPKETVLNAIEWFKNHESIKEVLITGGDPALLDDEYLDWILSEFSQIKHVERIRIGTRIPVVLPQRITKNFVEILAKYNEPGIREIAVSTHVEHVYEITKDVQEAVSKLKNKGMSVYNQQVFTVENSRRFETSALRKVLKLIGIDPYYLFNTKGKDETIDYRVPIARALQERSEEARLLPGYCRTDCTVFNVPKLGKNNLNYCQDHDLIMIMEDGSRIYEFHPWEKNITLTKTYIYKDVPIQNYLDELKRRGEDINHYKSIWYYF; from the coding sequence ATGCAGAACGACCATTTTAAATCAGAAATGGAAGAATTACTTGGAATTGACCCTGAATTTCGAGAAATTCTACTCAAAAACAAAAATTTAAACGAATTAAGAATTGAAGTTTATAATTACTTAAATTCCATTGAATCTAGACTTTATTTTGAAAATACCGAGTTTCCAAAACTCGAGATAATAAATATGAAAGAATGCATTAAAACATTTAAAAATATTATTTCCCCAAAAAATGAAAAATTAGCAGGATACAGTGCATTAAAATCATTGTGGAAACTTTTTAATGGAAAATATGTGGACGTTGGTGTTGGATTTTTAAATGAATTTATCTACCTTTTGAAAGGAATAAGTGGAAAGTCTGAGATGTATGAAGGAGACTTTCCAGAATTTTTAAAGTTAAGTGGAAGAATTGCTGCGATAGAAAGGTCTTCAGAACTCGATAAACTATATACTAAAGTTGAAAACTTTATAAACCAGTACCCGTCTGGACTTTCCAAGGAAATTACTGAAAAACGAGAAGAAAATAAACAGAGAATCCTTAACTATTTTGATTCAACGGAAAATGATTGGAATAACTGGAAATGGCATATGGAAAATAATATAACTGATTTAGAAACTCTGCAAGACTTATTGGATCTTTCAGAAAGTGAAATATCTTCAATTAAAAAAGCATGCGAAAATTCAATTCCATTTGGAATAACCCCCTACTATGTTTCGTTGATGGATGAAACTTCAAGTAGGGAGTTTGATCATGCGATACGGGCCCAGGTAATTCCTCCGACACGATACGTTGATAAAACACTTGAATCACGAACCCGTGGAAATAGCCTTGATTTTATGGGTGAGAACGACACGTCACCCGTTGACCTTGTAACTCGAAGATACCCGATGATTGCAATAATGAAACCGTATGAAACCTGTGCTCAAATCTGCGTATATTGTCAAAGAAATTGGCAGATCAAGGACGTGCTCTCAAAAGATGCCCTTGCACCAAAAGAAACTGTTTTAAATGCTATTGAGTGGTTTAAAAATCATGAATCCATAAAAGAAGTTTTAATTACGGGTGGAGACCCTGCTTTATTGGATGACGAATATTTAGATTGGATTTTATCAGAATTTTCACAAATAAAACATGTTGAGCGAATTAGAATCGGTACAAGAATTCCAGTAGTGCTTCCCCAAAGAATAACCAAAAACTTTGTAGAAATACTTGCAAAGTACAATGAACCAGGGATCCGGGAAATTGCAGTGTCAACACACGTAGAACACGTTTATGAAATTACAAAGGATGTACAAGAAGCTGTTTCAAAACTGAAAAATAAAGGAATGTCTGTATATAATCAGCAGGTGTTTACCGTTGAAAACAGTAGAAGATTTGAAACCTCTGCACTTAGAAAAGTATTGAAATTAATTGGAATCGATCCATATTATCTATTCAATACAAAAGGAAAAGATGAAACTATAGACTATAGGGTTCCAATAGCAAGAGCACTTCAGGAACGGAGTGAAGAAGCTAGATTACTTCCAGGATACTGTAGAACTGACTGTACAGTATTTAATGTACCGAAACTTGGAAAAAACAACCTCAACTACTGCCAAGACCATGATTTGATAATGATAATGGAAGATGGAAGCCGGATTTACGAATTCCACCCTTGGGAGAAGAACATCACACTTACAAAAACATATATCTACAAAGATGTACCAATTCAAAACTATCTTGATGAATTAAAAAGGCGTGGCGAAGACATTAACCACTACAAATCGATCTGGTATTATTTCTAA
- a CDS encoding class I SAM-dependent methyltransferase family protein, whose product MVFCIKINSKMGEKTRKIMLDNNLLSKSHKLKKEGEFLYIPLTSIDFDKNIFEDENIEFEISELDENNISKIDIEKKASFKDYLLKNFKTEVDGNSIAHAYDIIGDIVILQISEEISPEIRKKIGENALKLIPSVKAVFRRESDVKGDFRVRDLEHLAGEEKTLTMYKENGYRLLVDVSKVYFSPRLGWERKRIMDLVSFDDVVVDMFCGVGPYSIACANAKKIYSIDINPDGIELLKQNIVLNNFENKIVPILEDVRNVDVKGTRVIMNLPKYAHEFVDKALEIVEEGGIIHYYTVGSEFSEGIELFKSKCDCEVVDKRTVKSYSPREYVFVIDFKILKKN is encoded by the coding sequence TTGGTATTCTGCATCAAAATTAATTCCAAAATGGGCGAAAAAACACGAAAAATCATGCTTGACAATAATTTACTTAGCAAAAGCCATAAATTAAAAAAAGAAGGGGAATTTTTATATATTCCTTTAACTTCCATTGATTTCGATAAAAACATTTTTGAAGATGAAAATATCGAGTTTGAAATTTCAGAACTCGATGAAAACAATATTTCAAAGATTGATATTGAAAAAAAGGCCAGTTTTAAAGATTACCTCTTAAAAAACTTTAAAACTGAAGTCGATGGAAATTCAATAGCTCATGCATATGATATAATTGGAGATATTGTAATTTTGCAGATTTCTGAGGAAATATCTCCAGAAATTCGGAAAAAAATTGGAGAAAACGCCCTAAAATTAATTCCTTCTGTAAAAGCTGTTTTTAGGCGAGAAAGCGATGTTAAGGGGGATTTTAGAGTTCGGGATCTTGAACACCTTGCTGGTGAAGAAAAAACCCTTACAATGTACAAAGAAAATGGGTACAGGCTTTTAGTCGATGTTTCTAAAGTTTACTTCTCACCCCGACTTGGATGGGAGAGAAAAAGAATAATGGATCTCGTATCTTTTGATGACGTTGTAGTTGACATGTTCTGCGGAGTTGGACCCTATTCAATTGCATGTGCAAATGCAAAAAAAATCTATTCAATAGATATAAACCCCGATGGAATTGAACTTTTAAAACAAAATATCGTGTTAAACAATTTTGAAAATAAAATAGTTCCAATTTTAGAAGATGTAAGAAATGTAGATGTGAAAGGAACACGAGTTATAATGAATTTACCAAAATACGCCCACGAATTTGTAGATAAAGCCCTTGAAATTGTTGAAGAGGGCGGAATAATCCATTACTATACCGTAGGCTCAGAATTTAGTGAAGGAATTGAACTTTTCAAATCAAAGTGCGATTGTGAAGTTGTTGATAAAAGAACCGTGAAATCATATTCTCCGAGAGAATACGTCTTTGTAATTGATTTTAAAATACTAAAAAAGAACTAA
- a CDS encoding replication factor C large subunit yields the protein MEEWVEKYRPKSLNDVAGHNKTKQALINWIESFVNGQKQKPILLAGPPGSGKTTLAHAIAKDYAFDVIELNASDKRNKDVIAQVVGTAATSKSLTGKRTLIVLDEVDGLSGNDDRGGVAEIIKVLKTAENPVILTANDVYKPALMTLRNNVNLINVGSVHTNSIPPVLRKIALKEGFEIDEKVIKTIASHSGGDLRAAINDLQSLATGGSLEVEDAKELPDRDSEKSIFDAMRIIMKTTHYDIATSATRDVKEDLGTIQEWISENLPKEYLRYKDLAGGYDYLSKSDVFLGRVFKRQYFGLWRYASALMTAGTALAKEEKYRGFTRYGPPTIFTKLSRTKGSRQKMKDILKKIALKTHTSTKRARNTLDYLVVIFESNPEVSAELVEYYELTKLEMEFLTNKTIAKNIFSVIAGKKPKVKTETPKKKEKTKEAMPIIPKRPRISEPPEPLKEVITTIEKSVEKADTKEKEKKDPKKQATLDSFF from the coding sequence ATGGAAGAGTGGGTTGAGAAATACAGGCCAAAATCGTTAAATGACGTTGCAGGACACAATAAAACTAAACAGGCCCTTATTAATTGGATAGAATCATTTGTAAATGGTCAAAAACAAAAACCAATACTTTTGGCGGGACCTCCTGGTTCAGGAAAAACTACCCTAGCTCATGCAATCGCAAAAGACTATGCATTTGATGTAATCGAACTTAATGCAAGTGACAAGCGAAATAAAGATGTAATTGCGCAAGTTGTGGGAACTGCGGCAACTTCAAAATCACTTACCGGAAAGAGGACTTTAATCGTTTTAGATGAGGTAGACGGGCTTTCTGGAAATGATGATCGGGGCGGGGTAGCTGAAATAATAAAAGTTTTAAAAACAGCAGAAAACCCGGTAATTTTAACTGCAAACGATGTATACAAGCCTGCTTTGATGACACTTAGAAATAATGTAAATTTAATTAATGTTGGTTCAGTCCATACAAACTCAATTCCTCCGGTTTTAAGAAAAATTGCATTAAAAGAGGGCTTCGAAATAGACGAAAAAGTAATCAAAACGATTGCTAGCCACTCTGGTGGAGATTTAAGGGCTGCAATAAATGATTTACAATCATTGGCAACGGGCGGATCCCTCGAAGTCGAAGATGCAAAAGAACTCCCTGATAGGGACAGTGAAAAGAGTATTTTTGATGCAATGAGAATAATAATGAAAACAACCCACTACGACATTGCAACAAGTGCTACAAGGGATGTAAAAGAAGATCTAGGAACTATTCAAGAATGGATCTCTGAAAATTTACCAAAAGAATATTTAAGATACAAAGATCTTGCAGGCGGATATGATTACCTCTCAAAATCAGATGTATTTTTGGGAAGGGTATTTAAAAGACAGTATTTTGGGCTTTGGAGATACGCTTCAGCGCTGATGACTGCCGGAACCGCTCTTGCAAAAGAAGAGAAGTATCGCGGATTTACTAGGTATGGCCCTCCAACTATCTTTACAAAGCTCAGCAGAACTAAAGGTAGCCGGCAAAAAATGAAAGATATTTTGAAAAAAATAGCTTTAAAAACTCATACTTCAACAAAAAGGGCAAGAAATACCCTGGATTATTTAGTTGTGATTTTTGAATCAAATCCGGAAGTTTCTGCAGAACTTGTGGAATATTATGAACTTACAAAACTAGAAATGGAGTTTTTGACTAACAAAACAATTGCAAAGAATATATTTTCAGTAATTGCTGGGAAAAAACCGAAAGTTAAAACGGAAACTCCAAAGAAAAAGGAAAAAACAAAAGAAGCAATGCCAATCATTCCAAAACGGCCAAGAATTTCAGAACCTCCAGAACCTTTAAAAGAAGTAATCACAACCATCGAAAAATCTGTAGAAAAAGCAGATACCAAAGAAAAAGAGAAAAAAGATCCAAAGAAACAGGCGACTTTGGACAGTTTCTTTTAA
- a CDS encoding DUF447 domain-containing protein: MKYEVVITSGKSNQAPIGAFLKGDLVTLHLYEGSHTFENLQKDKFYILNTCSPYLIAKSVLDDSGDYEYLDKNGEKIPYLTDSFKVELIEIQNRKIVETKNEFGSSKLMIVEGKPIFEKILNCNTTPYNRADGAIVEMAVLYSRKCMISKEELKEEMDKLMKIIKKVGGTKYIELAKKLGV, translated from the coding sequence ATGAAATATGAAGTCGTTATAACTTCGGGAAAATCTAATCAGGCACCAATCGGGGCTTTTTTGAAAGGGGATTTGGTAACCTTGCATTTGTATGAAGGTTCACACACTTTTGAAAATTTACAAAAAGATAAGTTCTATATTTTAAATACTTGCAGTCCTTATTTAATTGCAAAATCGGTTCTCGATGATTCAGGGGATTACGAATATCTGGACAAAAACGGCGAAAAAATACCGTATTTAACGGATTCGTTTAAAGTAGAATTAATCGAGATTCAAAATCGAAAAATAGTTGAAACAAAAAATGAATTTGGAAGTTCCAAACTAATGATTGTTGAAGGAAAACCTATTTTTGAAAAAATACTAAACTGCAATACAACTCCCTATAACCGTGCAGATGGGGCCATTGTAGAAATGGCAGTTTTATATTCCCGAAAATGTATGATTTCAAAAGAAGAATTGAAAGAAGAAATGGATAAATTAATGAAAATTATTAAAAAAGTCGGCGGCACTAAATATATTGAACTTGCAAAAAAGCTAGGTGTTTAA
- a CDS encoding shikimate kinase, with amino-acid sequence MRCSAVSLGSGTIINAIATGFGSAFGVDLKIKADVELVDNCKKIINGISIDNPTLKPSLVERCVKNVLDHFEVDYSAKISTSGDIPIKSGLSSSSAASNAAVLATIGALGEKVDSDLVLDLAIKSSFEEKLTITGAYDDATASYFGGITVCNNMERKILKKDEFKEDIKVIVLMPEFQKNVDVNRMKLIKDYVEIAFEKCMEGDYYKALFLNGLLYSSALNFPSNISVDALEAGAITAGLSGTGPSYVALCYSEDKKNVENALKKYGNTVITKPSTNGARILY; translated from the coding sequence ATGCGATGTTCTGCAGTTTCCCTAGGCTCGGGAACAATAATTAATGCAATTGCAACGGGTTTTGGCTCTGCATTTGGTGTTGATTTAAAAATAAAAGCTGATGTTGAGTTAGTTGATAACTGCAAAAAAATTATAAATGGGATTTCAATAGATAATCCTACTTTAAAACCAAGTCTTGTAGAAAGATGCGTTAAAAACGTTTTAGACCACTTCGAAGTTGATTATTCTGCAAAAATTTCAACGAGTGGAGATATTCCTATAAAATCAGGGCTTAGTAGCAGTAGTGCTGCTTCAAATGCCGCTGTTTTAGCTACAATCGGTGCTCTTGGTGAAAAAGTCGATTCAGATTTGGTTTTAGATCTTGCAATAAAATCTTCTTTTGAAGAAAAATTAACGATTACCGGAGCGTATGATGACGCTACTGCATCATATTTTGGAGGAATTACCGTATGCAATAATATGGAAAGAAAAATACTGAAAAAAGATGAGTTTAAAGAAGATATAAAAGTTATTGTATTAATGCCGGAATTTCAAAAGAATGTTGATGTAAATAGAATGAAATTGATTAAAGATTACGTAGAAATTGCTTTTGAAAAGTGCATGGAAGGAGATTACTACAAAGCATTGTTTTTAAATGGATTGCTCTATTCTTCTGCATTGAATTTCCCGTCAAACATTTCTGTCGATGCTTTAGAAGCGGGTGCAATTACTGCAGGGCTTTCTGGAACAGGTCCATCATACGTTGCCCTTTGCTACAGTGAAGATAAAAAAAACGTTGAAAATGCACTTAAAAAATATGGAAACACAGTGATTACTAAACCAAGTACTAATGGAGCGAGAATACTTTACTAA